One part of the Lapillicoccus jejuensis genome encodes these proteins:
- a CDS encoding Ppx/GppA phosphatase family protein, with protein MRLGVVDIGSNTVHLLVVDAHRGAQPLPASSHKVELRLSEGMLADGSIGEDAVRRLVAFVRECLTLAEDQGVEDLVAFATSAIREAPNGEAVLDRVRAETGVALDVLSGRDEARLTFLAVRRWYGWSSGRLLVVDIGGGSLELATGIDEEPDAAVSVPLGAGRVTRDHLPGDPPSPEAVAAARRHVRTVLARELRPLLVGGGPDRVVGTSKTLRSLARIAGAAPRDDGPYVPRHLTAADVAAMVPRLASATAAERALLPGVSPSRAHQLLGGALVADAALDLLRVEALEVCPWALREGIILRRLDHLEV; from the coding sequence ATGCGCCTCGGGGTCGTCGACATCGGCTCCAACACCGTGCACCTGCTCGTCGTCGACGCCCACCGGGGGGCCCAGCCGCTGCCCGCGAGCTCGCACAAGGTCGAGCTGCGCCTCTCCGAGGGGATGCTCGCCGACGGCTCCATCGGGGAGGACGCCGTACGGCGCCTCGTGGCCTTCGTCCGCGAGTGCCTCACCCTCGCCGAGGACCAGGGCGTCGAGGACCTCGTCGCGTTCGCGACGTCGGCGATCCGCGAGGCGCCGAACGGCGAGGCCGTCCTCGACCGGGTGCGCGCCGAGACCGGGGTGGCGCTCGACGTGCTGTCCGGGCGCGACGAGGCCCGGCTGACCTTCCTCGCCGTGCGGCGCTGGTACGGCTGGTCGTCGGGGCGGCTGCTCGTCGTCGACATCGGCGGCGGGTCGCTCGAGCTGGCGACCGGCATCGACGAGGAGCCCGACGCGGCGGTCAGCGTGCCGCTCGGGGCCGGCCGGGTCACCCGCGACCACCTGCCCGGCGACCCCCCGTCGCCCGAGGCCGTCGCCGCCGCACGCCGGCACGTGCGCACGGTGCTCGCCCGCGAGCTGCGTCCGCTGCTCGTCGGCGGCGGGCCCGACCGGGTCGTCGGGACGAGCAAGACCCTGCGCTCGCTGGCCCGGATCGCCGGCGCGGCGCCGCGCGACGACGGCCCGTACGTGCCCCGGCACCTCACCGCCGCCGACGTCGCCGCGATGGTGCCCCGGCTCGCGTCGGCGACCGCCGCCGAGCGCGCGCTGCTGCCCGGGGTCTCGCCGAGCCGGGCCCACCAGCTGCTCGGCGGGGCGCTCGTCGCCGACGCCGCCCTCGACCTGCTGCGCGTCGAGGCGCTCGAGGTCTGCCCGTGGGCGCTGCGCGAGGGAATCATCCTGCGGCGGCTCGACCACCTC
- a CDS encoding class I SAM-dependent methyltransferase, which produces MSAPVEGVIPSPNIWSSPDVYELENTGVDRSGVLDAALREVADWTGRDVLDVGCGAGFHLPRLAATARSVVGVEPHPPLVERARARVAGLRTATGGPVRVVAAGAAATGLPDTSVDVVQARWAYFFGPGCEPGLAELARVVRPGGTACVVDVDATRSTFGGSFRRTWPDYDPDAVDRFWRRQGWTTDRLSVDWSWPTREQFEAVLRIELSPEAADRVLAEDPERTGCDYGVVLRWRRY; this is translated from the coding sequence GTGAGCGCACCGGTGGAGGGCGTCATCCCCAGCCCGAACATCTGGTCCTCACCCGACGTCTACGAGCTGGAGAACACCGGCGTCGACCGGTCGGGCGTCCTCGACGCCGCGCTGCGCGAGGTCGCCGACTGGACGGGGCGCGACGTGCTCGACGTCGGCTGCGGCGCCGGGTTCCACCTGCCTCGCCTGGCCGCGACCGCCCGGTCGGTGGTCGGGGTCGAGCCGCACCCGCCGCTGGTGGAGCGCGCCCGGGCGCGCGTCGCGGGACTCCGTACGGCGACCGGTGGGCCGGTCCGCGTCGTGGCCGCCGGCGCGGCGGCGACCGGGCTGCCGGACACGTCGGTCGACGTCGTGCAGGCGCGGTGGGCGTACTTCTTCGGGCCGGGCTGCGAGCCGGGGCTCGCCGAGCTGGCGCGGGTGGTGCGCCCGGGCGGGACGGCGTGCGTCGTCGACGTCGACGCGACCCGGTCGACCTTCGGTGGGTCGTTCCGGCGGACCTGGCCGGACTACGACCCCGACGCCGTCGACCGGTTCTGGCGGCGGCAGGGGTGGACGACCGACCGGCTGAGCGTCGACTGGTCGTGGCCGACGCGGGAGCAGTTCGAGGCGGTGCTGCGCATCGAGCTGTCGCCGGAGGCGGCCGACCGGGTGCTCGCCGAGGACCCGGAGCGGACGGGGTGCGACTACGGCGTCGTGCTGCGGTGGCGGCGGTACTGA
- the radA gene encoding DNA repair protein RadA translates to MATRAATGKRTSGYRCSECGWATVKWVGRCGECQAWGTVSEIGAAATRTTAAAAPTRPAVRIGQVDAARAAARPTGVGEFDRVLGGGLVPGAVVLVAGEPGIGKSTLLLDVSARAARDGATVLYVSGEESAAQVRMRAERIEAMAHTLFLASETDLATVLGQVEQLQPDLLVVDSVQTIASAEVEGAAGNVSQVREVAATLIAAAKSRGTAVLLVGHVTKDGSIAGPRLLEHLVDVVVGFEGDRHSRLRLVRAVKNRYGPTDEVGCFDLSDVGIVGLADPSGLFMTRREEAVPGTCITVTLEGRRPLVAEVQALVADTKLPQPRRTTNGLDSGRVAMTMAVLDRRVGVKVGAMDAYVATVGGVRLTEPAADLAVALAVASSAADRPLPPLSVAFGEVGLAGEIRPVTGIPRRLAEAARLGFRTAYVPVGVIGSGPMPEGIRVVELPDLGRAVSTALMPAVR, encoded by the coding sequence ATGGCGACGAGAGCGGCGACGGGGAAGCGGACGAGCGGGTACCGCTGCTCGGAGTGCGGCTGGGCGACCGTCAAGTGGGTCGGGCGGTGCGGCGAGTGCCAGGCCTGGGGGACGGTCAGCGAGATCGGGGCCGCGGCGACGCGCACCACCGCGGCCGCGGCCCCGACCCGGCCCGCCGTGCGGATCGGGCAGGTCGACGCGGCCCGGGCCGCGGCGCGGCCGACCGGGGTGGGCGAGTTCGACCGGGTGCTCGGCGGCGGGCTGGTGCCCGGCGCCGTCGTCCTCGTGGCCGGCGAGCCGGGGATCGGGAAGTCGACGCTGCTGCTCGACGTGTCGGCGCGGGCGGCCCGCGACGGCGCGACGGTGCTCTACGTCAGCGGCGAGGAGTCCGCCGCGCAGGTGCGGATGCGCGCCGAGCGGATCGAGGCGATGGCGCACACCCTGTTCCTCGCCTCCGAGACCGACCTGGCCACCGTGCTCGGGCAGGTCGAGCAGCTCCAGCCCGACCTGCTCGTCGTCGACTCGGTCCAGACCATCGCCAGCGCCGAGGTCGAGGGCGCCGCGGGCAACGTCTCGCAGGTGCGCGAGGTCGCCGCGACCCTCATCGCCGCCGCGAAGTCGCGCGGCACCGCGGTCCTGCTCGTCGGGCACGTGACCAAGGACGGCTCGATCGCCGGGCCGCGGCTGCTCGAGCACCTCGTCGACGTCGTCGTCGGCTTCGAGGGCGACCGGCACTCGCGGCTGCGGCTCGTGCGGGCGGTGAAGAACCGCTACGGCCCGACCGACGAGGTCGGCTGCTTCGACCTGTCCGACGTCGGCATCGTCGGGCTCGCCGACCCGAGCGGGCTCTTCATGACCCGGCGTGAGGAGGCCGTCCCGGGCACGTGCATCACGGTCACCCTCGAGGGGCGCCGCCCGCTCGTCGCCGAGGTCCAGGCCCTCGTCGCCGACACCAAGCTGCCGCAGCCGCGGCGCACGACCAACGGGCTCGACTCGGGGCGGGTGGCGATGACGATGGCCGTCCTCGACCGGCGCGTCGGGGTCAAGGTCGGCGCGATGGACGCCTACGTCGCCACGGTCGGCGGGGTGCGCCTCACCGAGCCGGCCGCCGACCTCGCCGTCGCGCTGGCCGTCGCGTCGTCGGCGGCCGACCGGCCGCTGCCACCGCTGTCCGTCGCGTTCGGCGAGGTCGGCCTGGCCGGGGAGATCCGGCCGGTGACCGGTATCCCGCGCCGGCTGGCCGAGGCGGCCCGGCTCGGGTTCCGCACCGCCTACGTCCCCGTCGGGGTGATCGGGTCCGGGCCGATGCCGGAGGGGATCCGCGTCGTCGAGCTGCCCGACCTCGGCCGTGCCGTGTCGACCGCGCTGATGCCCGCCGTGCGCTGA
- a CDS encoding helix-turn-helix transcriptional regulator has product MSEAQVATNRTMLRVRDTIDRDYASELDLPALARVAHVSPDHLVRTFKRVFGETPHRYLQRRRVERAMFLLRTSDDDVLAICHAVGFSSLGTFGRTFAQVVGETPTQHRARGPLPPAHGCFAMAWTRPASYGASSGASHGGSSVSEKREATGDS; this is encoded by the coding sequence GTGTCCGAGGCGCAGGTCGCGACCAACCGCACGATGCTGCGGGTCCGCGACACCATCGACCGCGACTATGCGAGCGAGCTCGACCTGCCGGCGCTGGCCCGGGTCGCGCACGTCTCTCCCGACCACCTCGTGCGGACCTTCAAGCGCGTCTTCGGCGAGACCCCGCACCGCTACCTCCAGCGCCGCCGCGTCGAGCGGGCGATGTTCCTGCTGCGCACGAGCGATGACGACGTCCTCGCGATCTGCCACGCCGTGGGGTTCAGCAGCCTCGGCACCTTCGGGCGCACCTTCGCCCAGGTCGTCGGGGAGACGCCGACGCAGCACCGGGCGCGCGGTCCGCTGCCGCCCGCGCACGGGTGCTTCGCGATGGCCTGGACGCGACCGGCGTCGTACGGCGCGTCGTCCGGGGCGTCGCACGGCGGCTCGTCGGTTTCGGAGAAGCGGGAGGCGACCGGTGACTCGTAG
- a CDS encoding VOC family protein yields the protein MNLSFTRLSSIYVLDQDRALDFYVGVLGLEKASDVDFGVMRWLTVKVPGDEREILLEKPGAPAHDPATAETVRELVAKGAGGGWLAFQVEDVDAVHAELVAAGVEITQPPTDMPYGRDFGARDPFGNTLRFGNVHA from the coding sequence ATGAACCTCTCCTTCACCCGCCTCAGCTCGATCTACGTCCTCGACCAGGACCGCGCCCTCGACTTCTACGTCGGTGTGCTCGGCCTCGAGAAGGCCAGCGACGTCGACTTCGGCGTCATGCGCTGGCTCACCGTCAAGGTGCCCGGCGACGAGCGCGAGATCCTGCTCGAGAAGCCCGGGGCGCCGGCCCACGACCCGGCGACCGCCGAGACCGTGCGCGAGCTGGTCGCCAAGGGCGCCGGCGGCGGCTGGCTGGCCTTCCAGGTCGAGGACGTCGACGCCGTCCACGCCGAGCTCGTCGCCGCGGGGGTGGAGATCACCCAGCCGCCGACGGACATGCCCTACGGGCGCGACTTCGGGGCCCGCGACCCGTTCGGCAACACCCTGCGCTTCGGCAACGTCCACGCCTGA
- the disA gene encoding DNA integrity scanning diadenylate cyclase DisA — translation MERSDDDLLRATLAAVAPGTQLRDGLERILRGRTGALLVLGHDRLVESLSSGGFPLDIEFSAQRLRELSKMDGAVVLDRDGSRIVRANTQLVPDPGIETSESGTRHRTAQRIAIQTGYPVVSVSQSMRIIQLYVGHRRHVVEDSAAILSKANQALQTLERYKARLDEVTGTLSALEIEDLVTVRDVASVVQRLEMVRRISEEITGYVVELGTDGRLLGMQLEELTGGLGNDRELVIRDYLWATKSERSLDEVLLELMALGSTELLDLAAPARAVGFSVVGDSLDSAVSPRGFRLLTKVPRLPGAIVDRLVDHFESLQRLLAANLEDLMAVEGVGENRARAVREGLSRLAESSILERYV, via the coding sequence ATGGAACGCAGCGACGACGACCTGCTCCGCGCCACGCTCGCGGCCGTCGCCCCCGGCACGCAGCTGCGCGACGGGCTCGAGCGGATCCTGCGCGGACGCACCGGTGCCCTCCTCGTGCTCGGCCACGACCGGCTCGTCGAGTCGCTCAGCTCCGGCGGCTTCCCGCTCGACATCGAGTTCTCCGCCCAGCGGCTGCGCGAGCTGAGCAAGATGGACGGCGCCGTCGTGCTCGACCGCGACGGCTCGCGCATCGTGCGCGCCAACACCCAGCTCGTCCCCGACCCGGGCATCGAGACCTCCGAGTCGGGCACCCGGCACCGCACGGCGCAGCGCATCGCCATCCAGACCGGCTACCCGGTCGTCTCGGTGAGCCAGTCGATGCGGATCATCCAGCTCTACGTCGGCCACCGCCGCCACGTCGTCGAGGACAGCGCGGCGATCCTGTCCAAGGCCAACCAGGCGCTGCAGACCCTCGAGCGCTACAAGGCCCGCCTCGACGAGGTCACCGGCACGCTGTCGGCCCTCGAGATCGAGGACCTCGTCACCGTCCGCGACGTCGCGAGCGTCGTCCAGCGCCTGGAGATGGTGCGCCGGATCAGCGAGGAGATCACCGGCTACGTCGTCGAGCTCGGCACCGACGGACGCCTGCTCGGGATGCAGCTCGAGGAGCTGACCGGCGGTCTCGGCAACGACCGCGAGCTCGTCATCCGCGACTACCTGTGGGCGACCAAGTCCGAGCGCTCCCTCGACGAGGTGCTGCTCGAGCTGATGGCCCTCGGCAGCACCGAGCTGCTCGACCTCGCCGCCCCCGCCCGCGCTGTCGGCTTCTCCGTCGTCGGCGACTCCCTCGACAGCGCGGTGAGCCCCCGCGGGTTCCGGCTGCTGACCAAGGTGCCGCGGCTGCCGGGCGCCATCGTCGACCGGCTCGTCGACCACTTCGAGTCGCTCCAGCGGCTGCTCGCGGCCAACCTCGAGGACCTCATGGCCGTCGAGGGCGTCGGGGAGAACCGTGCCCGCGCCGTCCGCGAGGGTCTGTCGCGCCTGGCCGAGTCGAGCATCCTCGAGCGCTACGTCTGA